In one Aeromicrobium wangtongii genomic region, the following are encoded:
- the arc gene encoding proteasome ATPase translates to MHGQNSGSEQEIAYLRAEVEHLRRRLGTERSTDARLSELEAMLAATNNQNERLTSTLREARDQIVTLKEEVDRLAQPPTGFGTFLQLNDDDTVDVFTGGRKLRVNVSPAVDKQTLRKGQELILNEAMNVVLALEFEQTGEIVTLKEILADRERALVIGNADEERVVRLAEPLRGMKIRAGDSLLLDSRSGYVYERIPKSEVEELVLEEVPDIDYDSIGGLRQQIESIRDAVELPYLHPEIFIEHELKPPKGVLLYGPPGCGKTMIAKAVAASLAKKVSERTGEEGRSFFLNIKGPELLNKYVGETERHIRLVFQRAREKASEGTPVIVFFDEMDSLFRTRGSGVSSDVENTIVPQLLSEIDGVEGLENVLVIGASNREDMIDPAILRPGRLDVKIKIERPDAESARDIFSKYLTSTLPLHADDLAEWDGDRSACVNGMIQRTVERMYTESEDNQFLEVTYANGDKEVLYFKDFNSGAMIQNIVDRAKKMAIKDLLEHQQRGLRIQHMLQACLDEFKENEDLPNTTNPDDWARISGKKGERIVFIRTLISGKSGNEPGRSIDTVANTGQYL, encoded by the coding sequence ATGCACGGTCAGAACAGCGGTTCGGAGCAGGAGATCGCCTACCTGCGCGCGGAGGTGGAACATCTGCGGCGGCGGCTCGGTACCGAACGCTCCACCGACGCCCGCCTCTCCGAGCTCGAGGCGATGCTCGCGGCCACCAACAACCAGAACGAGCGGCTGACGTCGACCCTGCGCGAGGCGCGCGACCAGATCGTGACGCTCAAGGAGGAAGTCGACCGGCTTGCCCAGCCGCCAACCGGCTTCGGCACCTTCTTGCAGCTCAACGACGACGACACCGTCGACGTGTTCACCGGGGGCCGCAAGCTGCGGGTCAACGTGAGCCCCGCGGTCGACAAGCAGACCCTGCGCAAGGGCCAGGAGCTCATCCTCAACGAGGCGATGAACGTCGTGCTCGCGCTGGAGTTCGAGCAGACCGGCGAGATCGTCACCCTCAAGGAGATCCTCGCCGATCGGGAGCGGGCCCTGGTGATCGGCAACGCCGACGAGGAGCGGGTGGTGCGGCTGGCCGAGCCGCTGCGCGGCATGAAGATCCGCGCCGGCGACTCCCTGCTGCTGGACAGCCGCTCGGGCTACGTCTACGAGCGGATCCCCAAGTCGGAGGTCGAGGAGCTGGTCCTCGAGGAGGTCCCCGACATCGACTACGACAGCATCGGCGGGCTTCGCCAGCAGATCGAGTCGATCCGGGACGCCGTCGAGCTGCCCTATCTGCACCCCGAGATCTTCATCGAGCACGAGCTCAAGCCGCCCAAGGGCGTCCTGCTGTACGGCCCGCCCGGTTGTGGCAAGACCATGATCGCCAAGGCCGTCGCCGCATCGCTGGCCAAGAAGGTCTCCGAGCGCACCGGCGAGGAGGGCCGTTCGTTCTTCCTGAACATCAAGGGTCCCGAGCTGCTCAACAAGTACGTCGGCGAGACCGAGCGGCACATCCGCCTGGTGTTCCAGCGGGCGCGCGAGAAGGCCAGCGAGGGCACGCCCGTCATCGTGTTCTTCGACGAGATGGACTCGCTGTTCCGCACCCGCGGGTCGGGCGTCTCCTCCGATGTCGAGAACACGATCGTCCCGCAGCTGCTCAGCGAGATCGACGGTGTCGAAGGGCTCGAGAACGTCCTGGTCATCGGCGCCTCCAACCGCGAGGACATGATCGACCCGGCGATCCTGCGCCCGGGTCGCCTCGACGTCAAGATCAAGATCGAGCGCCCCGACGCCGAGTCGGCCCGCGACATCTTCAGCAAGTACCTGACGTCGACCCTGCCACTGCACGCCGACGACCTGGCGGAGTGGGATGGCGACCGCAGCGCGTGCGTCAACGGGATGATCCAGCGCACCGTCGAGCGGATGTACACCGAGTCCGAGGACAACCAGTTCCTGGAGGTCACGTACGCCAATGGTGACAAGGAGGTCCTGTACTTCAAGGACTTCAACTCCGGCGCCATGATCCAGAACATCGTCGACCGCGCCAAGAAGATGGCCATCAAGGACCTGCTGGAGCACCAGCAGCGCGGGCTGCGGATCCAGCACATGCTGCAGGCGTGCCTGGACGAGTTCAAGGAGAACGAGGACCTGCCCAACACGACCAACCCGGACGACTGGGCCCGGATCTCGGGCAAGAAGGGCGAGCGCATCGTGTTCATCCGCACCCTGATCTCGGGCAAGAGCGGCAACGAGCCGGGCCGCTCGATCGACACCGTCGCCAACACCGGTCAGTACCTCTGA
- a CDS encoding GNAT family N-acetyltransferase gives MTAEVQAEYRRRYGGEGDTSPIDVHQFDPPGGHFVMIYVDGVPAGMGGWRRGGPAGESDGEIKRMYVRPAFARRGLARRILAELERSASDAGISRLVLETGTAQPEAIALYTSQGYVDVPAFGFYADYDDSVHLAKSLVP, from the coding sequence CTGACCGCAGAGGTCCAGGCCGAGTACCGGCGGCGCTACGGCGGTGAGGGCGACACCTCGCCGATCGACGTCCACCAGTTCGACCCGCCCGGTGGGCACTTCGTGATGATCTACGTCGACGGCGTACCCGCGGGGATGGGCGGGTGGCGACGCGGTGGCCCGGCGGGGGAGTCCGACGGCGAGATCAAGCGGATGTACGTGCGACCGGCCTTCGCCCGCCGGGGTCTGGCACGCCGGATCCTGGCCGAGCTGGAGCGCAGCGCATCCGATGCGGGCATCTCCCGGCTCGTGCTGGAGACCGGTACCGCCCAGCCCGAGGCGATCGCGTTGTACACGTCGCAGGGCTATGTCGACGTCCCGGCGTTCGGTTTCTACGCCGACTACGACGACAGCGTCCACCTGGCCAAGTCCCTGGTGCCATGA
- the prcB gene encoding proteasome subunit beta, producing MLPEGTRLTGSSSFADYLASTAPELMPGAASRSAGTPSDLAPHATTIVAATFDGGVVMAGDRRATMGNVIAQRDIEKVFPADEYSCIGIAGSAGLAIEMVRLFQVELEHYEKIEGIVLSADGKANRLAALIRGNLGLAMQGLAVVPLFAGFDRETQRGRIFSYDVTGGRYEEHSGFHSVGSGSVFARGSLKKLYSRGLTEGDCVTAAIQALYDAADDDSATGGPDLTRRIFPVVAVVTSDGYRRLADEEVGAIADDVIGGRLERPDGPSAPLN from the coding sequence ATGCTGCCTGAGGGCACCCGCCTGACCGGCTCCTCGTCCTTCGCCGACTACCTGGCCAGCACCGCCCCCGAGCTCATGCCGGGAGCAGCCTCGCGCAGCGCCGGCACCCCGTCCGACCTGGCCCCGCACGCCACCACGATCGTGGCCGCCACGTTCGACGGCGGCGTCGTGATGGCCGGCGACCGGCGCGCCACGATGGGCAACGTCATCGCCCAGCGCGACATCGAGAAGGTCTTCCCGGCCGATGAGTACTCGTGCATCGGCATCGCCGGCAGCGCCGGCCTGGCGATCGAGATGGTCCGGCTGTTCCAGGTCGAGCTCGAGCACTACGAGAAGATCGAGGGCATCGTGCTGTCCGCCGACGGCAAGGCCAATCGGCTCGCTGCCCTGATCCGCGGCAATCTCGGGCTCGCGATGCAGGGCCTCGCCGTCGTGCCGCTGTTCGCCGGGTTCGATCGTGAGACGCAGCGGGGGCGCATCTTCTCCTACGACGTGACCGGCGGACGCTACGAGGAGCACAGCGGCTTCCACTCGGTCGGCTCCGGCTCGGTGTTCGCCCGCGGCTCGCTCAAGAAGCTCTACAGCCGCGGCCTGACCGAGGGCGACTGCGTGACCGCGGCCATCCAGGCCCTGTACGACGCCGCGGACGACGACTCGGCCACCGGCGGACCGGACCTGACCCGGCGCATCTTCCCGGTGGTCGCGGTCGTGACCAGTGATGGCTACCGTCGCCTCGCCGACGAGGAGGTCGGCGCGATCGCCGACGACGTCATCGGTGGCCGCCTGGAGCGCCCCGACGGCCCATCCGCCCCCCTGAACTGA
- a CDS encoding FKBP-type peptidyl-prolyl cis-trans isomerase — translation MRRILLASVAATIFLAGCGGNGSATTGSFDDITVSDGDTPKVSVPKKFAVDETDTKVLTQGEGDVVHAGDTVQANYVAVNGRTGKQFDTSFASGTTPAVTLGSSTTTAGIIKGLVGQKVGTRVLVAIAPEDGFGQDQAQYDLKTGDTMVFLFDIEGKFPEGKAKALPKSLPSLQLDDKGHPTGFKNTADMAKKQTRESIHVVNQGTGAAITSGQSVMANYVGQIYGSDKIFGETWSTGPQQPIVLAEGNVIACWTDLLIGQKIGSRVVLTCPADKAYGDGGREDASIKGGDTLIYVVDLLAAY, via the coding sequence GTGCGTCGCATTCTCCTGGCATCCGTGGCGGCAACGATCTTCCTGGCCGGGTGCGGTGGCAATGGCAGCGCAACGACCGGCAGCTTCGACGACATCACGGTGAGCGATGGCGACACACCGAAGGTCAGCGTCCCCAAAAAGTTCGCCGTCGACGAGACCGACACCAAGGTGTTGACGCAGGGCGAGGGCGACGTCGTCCACGCCGGTGACACGGTGCAGGCCAACTACGTGGCCGTCAACGGACGTACCGGCAAGCAGTTCGACACCTCGTTCGCCTCCGGTACGACCCCTGCGGTGACGCTCGGCTCGAGCACGACCACTGCCGGCATCATCAAGGGCCTGGTCGGGCAGAAGGTCGGAACCCGGGTGCTCGTCGCGATCGCCCCCGAGGACGGCTTCGGCCAGGACCAGGCACAGTACGACCTCAAGACCGGCGACACGATGGTGTTCCTGTTCGACATCGAAGGCAAGTTCCCCGAGGGCAAGGCCAAGGCACTGCCGAAGTCGCTGCCGTCCCTGCAGCTGGACGACAAGGGACACCCGACCGGTTTCAAGAACACCGCCGACATGGCCAAGAAGCAGACCCGCGAGAGCATCCACGTCGTCAACCAGGGCACCGGCGCCGCGATCACGTCCGGCCAGAGCGTCATGGCCAACTACGTCGGCCAGATCTACGGCTCCGACAAGATCTTCGGCGAGACGTGGAGCACGGGCCCGCAGCAGCCGATCGTCCTGGCGGAGGGCAACGTCATCGCGTGCTGGACCGATCTGCTGATCGGGCAGAAGATCGGCAGCCGCGTCGTCCTGACCTGCCCGGCCGACAAGGCCTACGGCGACGGGGGCCGCGAGGACGCATCCATCAAGGGCGGCGACACGCTGATCTACGTGGTCGACTTGCTCGCCGCGTACTGA
- a CDS encoding tRNA (adenine-N1)-methyltransferase — MTSFTRSGPLAEGEWVRLTDPKGRKHNVQLEVGREFSTKKGQIKHDDMIGQPEGIVIQSSMEHPYQVFRPLLFEYVVSMPRGAAIIYPKDAAQIVAQADIYPGARVVEAGAGSGSLTAYLLRAIGPTGTLGSYELREEFAENVRKNVHQVAGTDLPGWTLTVGDVRECVTETEIDRLILDMVDPWTCIPLAAERLVPGGIVCAYVATTTQLSMFVETVRADGGFTEPRAWETLERDWHLEGLAVRPQHKMNGHTAFLVTARRMAPGHRSMGTSRRPAPGAYGPDYKGPRPAGLEAPEAL, encoded by the coding sequence ATGACCTCCTTCACCCGCAGTGGACCCCTCGCCGAAGGCGAGTGGGTCCGCCTCACCGACCCCAAGGGCCGCAAGCACAACGTGCAGCTCGAGGTGGGCCGTGAGTTCTCCACCAAGAAGGGGCAGATCAAGCACGACGACATGATCGGCCAGCCCGAGGGCATCGTGATCCAGTCGTCGATGGAGCACCCGTACCAGGTGTTCCGCCCGCTCCTGTTCGAGTACGTCGTGTCGATGCCGCGCGGTGCCGCGATCATCTACCCCAAGGACGCCGCGCAGATCGTCGCGCAGGCCGACATCTATCCCGGCGCCCGGGTCGTCGAGGCCGGCGCCGGATCGGGCAGCCTCACGGCGTACCTGCTGCGCGCGATCGGCCCCACCGGCACCCTCGGCTCGTACGAGCTGCGCGAAGAATTCGCTGAGAACGTGCGCAAGAACGTCCACCAGGTCGCCGGCACCGACCTGCCCGGGTGGACCCTGACGGTCGGCGACGTCCGTGAGTGCGTCACCGAGACCGAGATCGACCGGCTGATCCTGGACATGGTCGATCCGTGGACCTGCATCCCGCTGGCCGCCGAGCGGCTCGTGCCGGGAGGCATCGTGTGCGCCTACGTCGCGACGACCACCCAGCTGTCGATGTTCGTCGAGACCGTTCGCGCAGACGGCGGGTTCACCGAGCCGCGCGCGTGGGAGACCCTGGAGCGGGACTGGCACCTGGAGGGCCTCGCGGTCCGTCCGCAGCACAAGATGAACGGCCACACCGCCTTCCTGGTCACCGCACGTCGGATGGCTCCGGGCCACCGGTCGATGGGGACGTCCCGGCGACCCGCGCCCGGCGCCTACGGACCGGACTACAAGGGCCCGCGTCCTGCCGGGCTGGAGGCACCCGAGGCGCTCTGA
- a CDS encoding site-2 protease family protein, which produces MTTSQRAGTWRIGRVVGVDVLIKPSLLVMGAVLVVLFAPRWENRSDTSPYLLATVFVVSLYLSVLIHEIAHVVAARAYRMRVDSVTLHLLGGETVIEGDSRTPGQELVTSIVGPLASLLIAAAAFVTSTSMELGTTADVIWSIAWVNFIVAGFNMLPGLPLDGGRVFRAIVWKLTGNEATGVRIAAWIGRLASVALVVFAAFSFSNARDATINLLIALFVAWFLWEGASDALHHAQRTARINLLVARDIGFPGATPPPGAETLSADLRGADLLRAMAARPAEAYALTEPDGSVYGVLTSRAVDDAYRSSRR; this is translated from the coding sequence CGCGCCGGCACGTGGCGCATCGGCCGCGTGGTCGGTGTCGACGTGCTGATCAAGCCGTCGCTGCTGGTCATGGGCGCCGTGCTGGTCGTGCTGTTCGCGCCACGCTGGGAGAACCGGTCCGACACCAGCCCGTACCTCCTCGCGACAGTGTTCGTGGTGTCGCTGTACCTGTCGGTGCTGATCCACGAGATCGCGCACGTCGTCGCGGCGCGGGCCTACCGGATGCGCGTCGACTCGGTGACACTGCACCTGCTGGGTGGCGAGACCGTCATCGAGGGCGACAGCCGCACCCCCGGTCAGGAGCTCGTCACCTCGATCGTCGGCCCCCTGGCCTCCCTGCTGATCGCGGCGGCCGCATTCGTGACGTCCACCTCGATGGAGCTCGGGACGACGGCCGATGTCATCTGGTCGATCGCCTGGGTCAACTTCATCGTGGCCGGCTTCAACATGCTGCCCGGATTGCCCCTGGACGGCGGCCGGGTCTTCCGCGCCATCGTCTGGAAGCTGACCGGCAACGAGGCGACCGGCGTGCGGATCGCCGCCTGGATCGGCCGGCTCGCCTCGGTCGCCCTGGTGGTCTTCGCGGCCTTCTCCTTCAGCAACGCCCGCGACGCCACCATCAACTTGCTCATTGCCCTGTTCGTGGCGTGGTTCCTCTGGGAAGGTGCCAGCGACGCGCTGCACCACGCCCAGCGGACCGCGCGCATCAACTTGCTGGTCGCCCGTGACATCGGGTTCCCCGGCGCCACCCCGCCACCAGGAGCCGAGACCCTCTCGGCCGACCTGCGTGGCGCCGACCTCCTCCGGGCCATGGCGGCGCGTCCGGCGGAGGCCTACGCCCTCACGGAGCCCGATGGCTCCGTGTACGGCGTGCTCACGTCCCGCGCCGTCGACGATGCCTACAGATCGAGTCGCCGATGA
- a CDS encoding ubiquitin-like protein Pup: MSEQQHKSTRKPAEADEAQADTTEVDTEAKVKLDDDVDSILDEIDDVLEENAEEFVRSFVQKGGQ; encoded by the coding sequence ATGTCAGAGCAGCAGCACAAGAGCACCCGCAAGCCAGCCGAGGCCGATGAGGCTCAGGCAGACACGACCGAGGTCGACACCGAGGCCAAGGTCAAGCTCGATGACGACGTCGACTCGATCCTCGACGAGATCGACGACGTGCTCGAGGAGAACGCCGAGGAGTTCGTTCGCAGCTTCGTGCAGAAGGGCGGCCAGTGA
- the dop gene encoding depupylase/deamidase Dop, with amino-acid sequence MTVRRVQGSEVEYGIAVQGQPHANPMVASTHVVNSYAAAHGLTRRARWDFEEESPLRDARGFDLSRDVADPSQLTDEDMGLANIILTNGARLYVDHAHPEYSSPEVTNPLDVVRWEKAGENVMRLGAELAAQIPGSQPIVLYKNNVDNKGASYGSHENYLMRRDVPFDKIVEHLTPFFVTRQVFTGAGRVGQEQDGSVHAFQISQRADYFEVGVGLETTLKRPIINTRDEPHADPKKYRRLHVIIGDANCSETAIYLKHGTTSLVLAMIEAGFITRSMALAAPVTAVHDISHDPSLTHKVVLADGRTATALELQGEYLELAKAFVAREGSDEQTDDVIRRWESVLERLGRDPMECVRELDWVAKLALLERYRERDNLDWDHAKLHLVDLQYHDIRLHKGLYHQLVRTGRMDRLLTEDQIAAAVVEPPHDTRAYFRGMCLARFSQDIAAASWDSVIFDLPGHDSLQRIPTMEPLRGTEEHVRALFESSSTAAELFSAITGR; translated from the coding sequence ATGACAGTTCGTCGTGTCCAGGGCAGCGAGGTCGAGTACGGCATCGCCGTGCAGGGGCAGCCGCATGCCAACCCCATGGTCGCCTCCACGCACGTCGTGAACTCCTACGCCGCCGCCCACGGTCTGACCCGGCGGGCACGCTGGGACTTCGAGGAGGAGAGCCCGCTGCGCGATGCCCGAGGCTTCGACCTCAGCCGTGACGTCGCCGACCCCTCGCAGCTGACCGACGAGGACATGGGCCTGGCCAACATCATCTTGACCAATGGCGCGCGCCTGTACGTCGACCACGCCCATCCGGAGTACTCCAGCCCCGAGGTCACCAACCCGCTGGACGTCGTCCGGTGGGAGAAGGCCGGCGAGAACGTCATGCGGCTGGGGGCCGAGCTGGCGGCACAGATCCCCGGCTCGCAGCCGATCGTGCTGTACAAGAACAACGTGGACAACAAGGGCGCGTCCTACGGCTCCCACGAGAACTACCTCATGCGCCGGGACGTCCCGTTCGACAAGATCGTGGAGCACCTGACCCCGTTCTTCGTGACCCGCCAGGTGTTCACCGGCGCCGGCCGGGTCGGCCAGGAGCAGGACGGCAGCGTCCACGCCTTCCAGATCAGCCAGCGCGCCGACTACTTCGAGGTCGGCGTCGGGCTGGAGACGACCCTGAAGCGTCCCATCATCAACACCCGGGACGAGCCGCACGCCGATCCCAAGAAGTACCGGCGGCTGCACGTCATCATCGGCGACGCCAATTGTTCCGAGACCGCGATCTACCTCAAGCACGGCACCACCTCGTTGGTGCTGGCCATGATCGAGGCCGGGTTCATCACCCGCAGCATGGCGTTGGCGGCGCCGGTCACGGCCGTCCACGACATCTCCCACGACCCGTCCCTGACACACAAGGTCGTGCTGGCGGACGGCCGCACCGCCACCGCGCTGGAGCTGCAGGGGGAGTACCTCGAGCTCGCGAAGGCCTTCGTCGCGCGGGAGGGGTCCGACGAGCAGACCGATGACGTCATCCGCCGCTGGGAGAGCGTGCTGGAACGCCTGGGGCGCGATCCGATGGAGTGCGTCCGCGAGCTGGACTGGGTCGCCAAGCTGGCGTTGCTCGAGCGGTACCGCGAGCGCGACAACCTCGACTGGGACCACGCCAAGCTGCACCTGGTCGACCTGCAGTACCACGACATCCGGCTGCACAAGGGGCTCTACCACCAGCTCGTCCGCACCGGGCGCATGGACCGGCTGCTCACCGAGGACCAGATCGCGGCCGCCGTGGTCGAGCCGCCCCACGACACCCGGGCGTACTTCCGCGGCATGTGCCTGGCCAGGTTCAGCCAGGACATCGCGGCCGCCTCGTGGGACTCGGTGATCTTCGACCTGCCCGGTCACGACTCGCTGCAGCGCATCCCGACGATGGAGCCGCTGCGCGGCACCGAGGAGCACGTCCGGGCCCTGTTCGAGTCCAGCAGCACGGCCGCAGAGCTGTTCTCGGCCATCACCGGACGCTAG
- the prcA gene encoding proteasome subunit alpha — MTQPFYVSPEQLMKDRADFARKGITRGRSVVVVHYADGIVFVAENPSQALHKISEIYDRIGFAAVGRYNEFENLRIAGVRLADMRGYAYDRRDVTARGLANAYAQTLGTIFSSGGEKPYEVEIFVGELGEDAAHDQVYRLMYDGSVADVQSFGVMGGQSEKVEAYLGEHYSPSLDLSNAIKLAVTALGQDTDPARTVEASVLEIATLSRSRPQPRKFKRLTDADVVAALGSQP; from the coding sequence ATGACCCAGCCGTTCTACGTCTCGCCCGAGCAGCTCATGAAGGACCGGGCCGATTTCGCCCGGAAGGGCATCACCCGTGGCCGCAGTGTGGTCGTCGTGCACTACGCCGACGGGATCGTCTTCGTCGCGGAGAACCCGTCGCAGGCCCTGCACAAGATCAGCGAGATCTACGACCGCATCGGCTTCGCTGCGGTCGGCCGCTACAACGAGTTCGAGAACCTGCGCATCGCCGGGGTGCGCCTGGCCGACATGCGCGGCTACGCGTACGACCGGCGCGACGTCACGGCCCGCGGACTGGCCAATGCCTACGCCCAGACGCTCGGCACGATCTTCTCCTCGGGCGGCGAGAAGCCGTACGAGGTCGAGATCTTCGTCGGTGAGCTCGGCGAGGACGCCGCCCATGACCAGGTGTACCGGCTGATGTACGACGGCTCGGTCGCCGACGTCCAGAGCTTCGGCGTCATGGGCGGGCAGAGCGAGAAGGTCGAGGCCTATCTCGGCGAGCACTACTCGCCCTCGCTCGACCTGTCCAACGCGATCAAGCTCGCCGTGACCGCCCTGGGGCAGGACACCGACCCCGCCCGCACCGTCGAGGCCTCGGTGCTGGAGATCGCCACCCTCAGCCGCAGCCGTCCGCAGCCTCGCAAGTTCAAGCGCCTCACCGACGCCGACGTCGTGGCGGCACTCGGTTCACAGCCCTGA
- the pafA gene encoding Pup--protein ligase — protein sequence MDRRIFGIENEYGVTCSFKGQRRLSPDEVARYLFRRVVSWGRSSNVFLRNGARLYLDVGSHPEYATPECDDLVDLVTHDRAGERILEGLMVDAQQRLADDGVEGDIYLFKNNTDSAGNSYGCHENYLVSRQGEFSRLADILIPFLVTRQIIAGAGKIQQTPRGTIFSVSQRAEHIWEGVSSATTRSRPIINTRDEPHADAERFRRLHVIVGDSNMSETTTLLKVATTDLVLRMIEAGVPMRDMTLDNPIRAIREIAHDMTGRRKVQLANGRELSALEIQAEYFGRAAEFVDKNGLHTPTITRALDLWERTLKAVESEDLSLVEREVDWVIKYKLLDRYRTKNDLEWSDPRIAQLDLAYHDIRRDRGIFYLLENKGAVARVTNDLDVFTAKSVPPQTTRARLRGDFIKRAQERRRDFTVDWVHLKLNDQAQRTVLCKDPFRSHDERVQRLIDGM from the coding sequence ATGGACCGACGGATCTTCGGTATCGAGAATGAGTACGGCGTCACGTGCTCGTTCAAGGGTCAGCGCCGCCTGTCGCCCGACGAGGTCGCGCGCTACCTGTTCCGTCGGGTCGTGTCGTGGGGACGCAGCAGCAACGTGTTCCTGCGCAACGGTGCCCGGCTGTACCTCGACGTCGGCAGCCACCCGGAGTACGCGACGCCCGAGTGCGACGACCTGGTCGACCTGGTCACGCACGACCGGGCGGGGGAGCGGATCCTCGAGGGCCTGATGGTCGACGCCCAGCAGCGTCTGGCCGACGACGGCGTCGAGGGCGACATCTACCTGTTCAAGAACAACACGGACTCGGCCGGCAACTCCTACGGCTGCCACGAGAACTACCTGGTCAGCCGGCAAGGCGAGTTCAGCCGCCTCGCCGACATCCTGATCCCGTTCCTGGTGACCCGGCAGATCATCGCCGGCGCCGGCAAGATCCAGCAGACGCCGCGCGGCACGATCTTCTCGGTCAGCCAGCGCGCCGAGCACATCTGGGAGGGCGTCTCCAGCGCCACGACCCGTTCGCGCCCGATCATCAACACGCGGGACGAGCCGCATGCCGATGCCGAGCGGTTCCGCCGCCTGCACGTCATCGTCGGCGACTCCAACATGAGCGAGACCACGACGCTGCTCAAGGTCGCCACGACCGATCTCGTCCTGCGGATGATCGAGGCCGGCGTGCCGATGCGCGACATGACCCTCGACAACCCGATCCGTGCGATCCGCGAGATCGCCCACGACATGACCGGGCGCCGCAAGGTGCAGCTGGCCAACGGCCGCGAGCTGTCGGCCCTGGAGATCCAGGCCGAGTACTTCGGCCGGGCCGCCGAGTTCGTGGACAAGAACGGCCTGCACACGCCGACCATCACCCGAGCCCTCGACCTGTGGGAGCGGACGTTGAAGGCCGTCGAGTCCGAGGACCTGTCGCTCGTGGAGCGGGAGGTCGACTGGGTCATCAAGTACAAGCTGCTCGACCGGTACCGCACCAAGAACGACCTCGAGTGGAGCGATCCACGCATCGCCCAGCTCGACCTGGCCTATCACGACATCCGCCGCGACCGCGGCATCTTCTACCTGCTGGAGAACAAGGGCGCGGTCGCCCGCGTCACGAACGACTTGGACGTGTTCACCGCGAAGTCGGTGCCGCCGCAGACCACCCGCGCCCGGTTGCGGGGCGACTTCATCAAGCGGGCCCAGGAGCGGCGACGCGACTTCACCGTCGACTGGGTCCACCTCAAGCTCAACGACCAGGCCCAGCGCACCGTCCTGTGCAAGGACCCGTTCCGGTCCCACGACGAGCGGGTCCAGAGGCTCATCGACGGCATGTGA
- a CDS encoding helix-turn-helix transcriptional regulator produces the protein MAERKTERLMNLIFALLVSRQYLTKEQIRESIADYRESTPQAFERKFERDKEELREMGINVEMGSIDKYFNDEPGYRIRRDEAELPDLELTREEAAVIGLATQVWEHAGLASESTTALVKLKAIGVDVDTSVLRMAEPKLSTDEPSFDAMWDAVTRRVPVTFTYTRLGQEPMQRHLQPWGIVSWHDRWYVGGLDLDRGESRLFRLSRITGDVTPDGPAGSYEIPEGIDMKDVARELFPAPPQEAAVLRIRAGRGLGLRRLAEKITPVGDGVDEVEIRYSSRWELASEVASYGPDVVVISPPDVRDTVVQRLRAAVNGQLDPA, from the coding sequence ATGGCCGAACGCAAGACCGAGAGGTTGATGAACCTCATCTTCGCCTTGTTGGTCAGTCGCCAGTACCTGACGAAGGAACAGATCCGAGAGTCGATCGCCGACTACCGCGAGTCGACCCCGCAGGCCTTCGAGCGCAAGTTCGAGCGCGACAAGGAAGAGCTGCGCGAGATGGGCATCAACGTCGAGATGGGCTCGATCGACAAGTACTTCAACGACGAGCCCGGGTACCGCATCCGCCGCGACGAGGCCGAGCTGCCCGATCTGGAGCTCACCCGCGAAGAGGCCGCCGTGATCGGCCTGGCCACCCAGGTGTGGGAGCACGCCGGACTGGCCAGCGAGTCCACGACCGCCCTGGTCAAGCTCAAGGCGATCGGGGTGGACGTCGACACCAGCGTCCTGCGGATGGCCGAACCCAAGCTGTCGACCGACGAGCCGTCGTTCGACGCCATGTGGGACGCCGTGACCCGCCGCGTCCCGGTGACGTTCACCTACACCCGCCTGGGGCAGGAGCCCATGCAGCGGCACCTGCAGCCGTGGGGCATCGTCTCGTGGCACGACCGGTGGTACGTCGGCGGGCTCGATCTGGATCGCGGCGAGTCACGCCTGTTCCGGCTCTCCCGCATCACCGGTGACGTGACGCCCGACGGACCGGCCGGCTCGTACGAGATCCCCGAGGGCATCGACATGAAGGACGTCGCCCGGGAGCTCTTCCCGGCGCCTCCGCAGGAGGCGGCCGTCCTGCGCATCCGTGCCGGACGAGGGCTGGGACTGCGCCGGCTCGCCGAGAAGATCACCCCGGTCGGCGATGGCGTCGACGAGGTCGAGATCCGCTACTCCTCGCGCTGGGAGCTGGCCTCCGAGGTCGCGTCGTACGGCCCGGACGTCGTCGTGATCTCGCCCCCGGACGTGCGCGACACCGTGGTCCAACGCCTCCGCGCCGCCGTCAACGGACAGCTGGACCCGGCATGA